From Thalassotalea psychrophila:
TATTATTTTTATGTTATTTTTATTTATCAACACGCAAATTTCAAATGACAGCTCTGCAAACTAGGAAAGTTATCGTAGACCACTGATTAAAAACAAATTAACTGCTTAAACAATTTATTTAAAAACCGAATACGCTTTCTCTAACTAATTACAAAACCCTTATAAAATAACACTTGCAGAAGAAACACTCTTAAGCCGGTTATTTTAATAAGCCGTATTTTATTATTGTTTTCAAGTGTGAAATGTATGATAAAAATTGTACTGAGGTCAACTGAATTGTACAAATAACAACCAGACGTTAACTGTAAAAAACAACTTACAAGCAGTTGATGTTAATAGGTGGTTAATTTAAAACGGTTTATTTTTAACCAATTGAGAAAAAAAAGTTTGTTATTTTTTGTTATCAAAATGTAACCAAAGGCAAGTTTTTAGGCAGTAAACATAAAAACATCATCTTTAAGCAAAAATCGGTTGGTAAGCTTTAAAACTATAACTTACGTTTTAACGGTGAATATTGGCATAAACCAACGAGGATAATTGAAGTTAGCATCAATACAGTAAAAGGTAGTGCGGAATCTGTATGGAAAAAGGCTAATATAGGTCCTGCTAATGCTCCTATACCAAATCTAAGGGTGCCAATTACCGCTGTCGCAGTACCAGTTTGATTCGCAAAAGTGAGTAATATTAACGAGTCAGCATTAACTGCTATCAGTGAAATACTGCCCATTAAAGGCATTATCGTAATGACAGTCCAAAATAAAGACAGCTCAAGAATATTTACAACCACTAAAGTTACTGCTGAAATAAGGGCGACTAAAAGGCCAGACAAAAGCATTTTTTCTGAACCATATTTACCCACACAACGAGTATTAATTAGCTGCGCCATCATAAGCGCAACTACATTAATACCAAATAAGAAGCTAAAAACAAACTCGCTGGTTTTATACACTTCAAGATAAACGAATGGTATTGCTGTTAAGTAAGCAAAAAAAGCAAGAGACACCAGCATTGAACTGAGGATGTATTTACGTGCAGCTTTATTAGAAAGCACAACTTTATAGTTACCAAAAAATGAAACTTTTTCAATGCCAGGACCATCATTTCTGACCATCTCAGGTAATTTTGTAACACTAGCGATTAAAATAATTAACGAATATACACCAAGGAAATAAAACATTGCCTGCCAGTTTGCAATCACTAAAATGGCACTACCTATAGTGGGTGCAAGCATAGGAGCAAACATCATGATCATACTCACATATGACATTCCTTTTGCAGTATTGGCTCCATAAAATTGTCTGATAATACCAGGTACGACTACAGTAGCTGCACTACCACAAAACGCTTGGGCAAATCTTAACCAAATAAATTGATCAATTGTTTGCGATAACGGAATTGCAAAAGATATTATCGAGAAAAAACTTAATCCAAAGATAGCAAGTTTTCGTCTACCAATAATATCAGCCAGAGGGCCAAACAGGATCAGACCACACGCATAACCAGCTAAATATACACTCAACGAATTTTGTACCGCAGCAATTGAGCTATTAAAATATTGAGCGATAATTGGCATTGCAGGAAGGTATAAATCGACAGCAAGCGGGGTAATAGCAACAATTGACGCTAACAACGGCAATAATAAACTTATTGAGATATTATTATTTTTACCTTGCTTTGCCATTAATTTCGGTTACTTATTCTAATTTAAAAATATGTAAGCATTATAACTTAAGTATCGGTTAATTTATTAATATTTATAACTAAATTAGGATAAACTTCTAAACAAATTATTATTGGTAATAAAAAACTATGTCATCTGCAATTTTAACTAATATAAATACTTACCCAATCAAATCAATCAAGGGCGTATCTCTTAACAGAGCATTAGTAAAAGATACAGGTTTAGAGCTCGATCGAAATTTTGTCATCACGGATTTAAACGGCAAGTTTATTACTGGCAGAACAAAATCTTCTCTAGTCTTAGTTGAGAGTAAGATTACTTCAGCAGGACTAATCTTAAACGCACCAGGGATGCCAGAGTTAGCCATTTTTTATGCGAACTTCTCTAAAACATATCAAAATGTACAAGTTTGGAATGATCAAATATCTGCTCAACATTGTGATGACAAGATCGACCATTGGTTTTCAATGTATTTAAATTTTTCATGCAAAGTATATTATCTTGGTGAGCACTCACATCGAAGCGTATTAGGCTATGAACATAAATTAAGTTTTGCCGATGGTTATCCTTTATTGCTAATTAGTGAAGCATCACTAAATGCATTAAATAACAGATTAAAGCAACCTGTGACGATGGCACAATTTAGACCAAATTTAGTTGTATCACAGTGTTTAGACTTTGCCGAGGATGGCTGGCATAAAATTAGAATTGGAGATGTTAATTTTGAAATTGTTAAGCCTTGCAGTCGCTGCATATTCACTACTGTAAATGAAGTTAATGGACAACGTAATAAACAAAAAGAACCACTATCTACATTAAAGAAGTTTAG
This genomic window contains:
- a CDS encoding MOSC domain-containing protein, yielding MSSAILTNINTYPIKSIKGVSLNRALVKDTGLELDRNFVITDLNGKFITGRTKSSLVLVESKITSAGLILNAPGMPELAIFYANFSKTYQNVQVWNDQISAQHCDDKIDHWFSMYLNFSCKVYYLGEHSHRSVLGYEHKLSFADGYPLLLISEASLNALNNRLKQPVTMAQFRPNLVVSQCLDFAEDGWHKIRIGDVNFEIVKPCSRCIFTTVNEVNGQRNKQKEPLSTLKKFRQAQDKEIYFGQNLIALNEGSIKIGDKVEIISKQTAPQYSNLKL
- a CDS encoding Bcr/CflA family efflux MFS transporter, with translation MAKQGKNNNISISLLLPLLASIVAITPLAVDLYLPAMPIIAQYFNSSIAAVQNSLSVYLAGYACGLILFGPLADIIGRRKLAIFGLSFFSIISFAIPLSQTIDQFIWLRFAQAFCGSAATVVVPGIIRQFYGANTAKGMSYVSMIMMFAPMLAPTIGSAILVIANWQAMFYFLGVYSLIILIASVTKLPEMVRNDGPGIEKVSFFGNYKVVLSNKAARKYILSSMLVSLAFFAYLTAIPFVYLEVYKTSEFVFSFLFGINVVALMMAQLINTRCVGKYGSEKMLLSGLLVALISAVTLVVVNILELSLFWTVITIMPLMGSISLIAVNADSLILLTFANQTGTATAVIGTLRFGIGALAGPILAFFHTDSALPFTVLMLTSIILVGLCQYSPLKRKL